The nucleotide window agattgtgccttgaatgtCGTGTGCACATCAacggaagaaagagaagagttgaaccgacaaagatacaaagagatcaaaagtgctgagccaagtgaaaagttgaggcttccaagaacttctctgtctttcacacactgaatacATATTGAGCACCGACTATGAGCGCgtaggcatgtaataagtttctgcaCATAGAATGCTGAGAGAAGAAGACACACAGTTGCTGCCTTCACTGAGACtgatctaatgataaataacaggcagatcctgTGAGAACCGATACAGGGGACTCCCCCGTCACCAAAAACTGGGTGTgggagaaggcttttcagagtcataattgagttgaggtccataggttgaaccaacgtaCACCAGGGTTGAGGTGCAGGAGGACTTTCAGGCAGGtcaaatagcatcttggaaggctctGTGACAAGGGAACCTTCGTACATTCCAGACAtggaaaatgccctatgggagggaacccaaagagtgcagagggcactccagtggaaagaaatgagagaagaaagtggcgcccaagcaatgaagggatttggcCGTATAtgaaatatgatgggaaaatacaagagcagttttaGCAGGGAGGTGGTAGAATTGGATCTGCGTTTTGAAAAGGTCAtcttgctcaacatcactaatgactggagcgactcaactccaaactacaacgaggtaccacttcacattagTCAGAACGGTCCTCATGGCAAAGTCTGTCAGTAACAAAGGCTGCAGAGcaggtgcagaaaagggaactctcctccactgtTGGTAGGACTGTGAGTCGGTAGAGCCGCTATGGAAAAgcgtatggaggttcctcaagaaacgAAAACTAGAAGTACCATATTATTCGGCAGTCCCACTCGCAGGCATATAGCCACCAAAAGTATATGACTCAACAAGATGCAGGCACCTTCTGTGCAGATGAATCTGTGTGTGCCCGCGCGGGGGCGCGCGCGAGCACGCGCGAACGCCTGCGAGGACGCGCGAACGCCTGCGAGgtcggggctggggctggggctggggctggggctggtggTGCTGCAGCCCCCCCGGGATGgcctgaggcacgccaagggagccccagacggagacccgAGGGACGGTCGTccggtttcctggaagccgaatgcggaggggctcgcgggccgcgcggaggcagcCCCGGTCTGCAGCGGGAGGCGCGGCCCCGGCCAGCCCCCCGACCCAGCCCCCttacccaacccccacccccacccccgggaggggctggggctgcgagGGCCCAGGAGTTGCGAaggggggcgggggctaaaggagaggggaggcaaaaagcctacagcacccggtattcccaggcggtctcccatccaagtactaaccaggcccgaccctgcttagcttccgagatcagacgagatcgggcgcgttcagggtggtatggccgtagacggaggcggctgccgccgggcgccctaagagccctgcgctgcgcctccctttcgctctgacctgccggtcgggcTGGCCAGCCGCACCTCTCCACGGGGGCGCGCGCTGTACTGGAGCCGCACCAGCCGCGACCGGACTCCGGCCTGCCGACgccgccacgcccccgaacaccgccaccCCCCagccagcaaccgcctggccgggccccgGGGGCCCCCAGCggccgggcgtgcgtgcgtgcgtgcgtgcggggcctgggggtggggtggggatggggtgaggggcgcggaggtctcggcgccctcccgccctgggcctctccaggcccggcccCGCTCGGCGGACCTCCCCCCATCCAGTTCGCTGCTCAGGGACACTCGGTCCCGCCCCGGAGGTTGTCTGGCTTCGGGGCCCGCCGCGGCCCgctccccgcggcccgggggcctcggagcctcctgcgggcctaggcacAGCCCAGCCggggccctgagcgcccatcctgcccggcccCTGCcgggtgcccaaacccaccgcgagccacaggcaggcacacggacagacgcCCAgacactcgcacgcacccacgcgaagggagacagccggccggcgcaagctcctcagccagagccatagcacctgtgagaggccGGGGCCAGAGGAAAGGGCGGGCGGCcggctgtcgggagagacagaggcagaaagagatgaaggttccgAGACAGACTGGAAGACAGCGAGAGGGagctacagacagacagacgcgctcgcgcgcgcgcgcgcacacacacacacacacacacacacacggacacagagacagagggcGAGTGACAGAGAGACGGCAAACgggagacagacaggggagagaggatggcatcggatccgagacagacacactggcacagaccgtgacgcacctcagaggGAGGCCGCGCGGAAGcagcagcttccccaagggagggggcgtcagccttgggccgggcccGGCTGGACGGCTGAAagcggtgccctggggctggcgttCGCCCGTggagaccccaagacttcctcgtcTCCAAGGTCCCATTCGGCTTGGCTACCTAAAGCGggacccagcccctgcccctaggccagagggtgagtgcgtgcgagtgtgtgtgtgtgtgtgtgtgtgtgtgtgtgtgtgtgtgtgtgagtgtgtcggtgggtgagggtggggtcgggtcgacttggggccggatggatacccagagtggaggggggAGAGTGTGGACGCCACCGGCTTGGGAAGCTTgcgtggtcctcttgctgtctctctctccctctttctccgtctcccttacctgtggttttcAGCTCTTGAACTGTCTTGGGGGGGGGGTGTACCTCCCtaaacccaaagcaactttctcTGGAGACGTAGTGAAGGGTCAATGCACTCTTACTCATCTGATATACCCTAAAATcctggacatgtctggactcagACTTTGAGGGCAGCCTTCCTGCCAACTCTGGCAGTCATTGATGGTGCTACAactgtaatcctctaaaggaccAAAAGTCCCGTACAAGTCCAGACgtctgctctgtacagtctcttCGTACAGTACAGGAAcgtatagaacagaatgacacattcttttttaattgtacagatgacTCAGCTGCCAcctgctgcctagtcaacatcGTCAACATGtgggagtcaagcaagagttccaaatccCTTGTTGTGGTCCTTGGAAAGACTTCTGttctgagttgctcagttgtgcccaactttgatGCGACCCATGGCCTgcggcccgtcaggctcctctgtccgcgactttgcccaggcaagaataccggagcgggttgccatttccttctccaggggatcttgcccacccagggatcaaacccgagtctccttcaGGTGGAcgccttcccatctgagccaggaTACTGCTAATTGCCTAGtcgaaatacaaagaaaagagctagtgttctactaagtgCCAAGACGATGGAAGAGACGGAAGGTTTCCTTTGTTGGTAGAGTTGAATCTTTCCTtcgttttagtttatttttactattaaggctacttgaacaaggcaatggagaaaccccagtATTGGAAAGCAATCGACTTTTTTAAAGAAACGCGTGGCAGGCTAAACTTCCTTCGTTTTTCAGAGTTGGTTAAATGCAAAAGCTTTATTCAACCAATATGACTATTGTGAAGGGTATTTCAGGTCTCCATgatgaatcactaaggcatcaaggaagaaaggagtagaggtggagacAAAAAGaacaacctttccccttggccccctctcaaccagctgcttagttccttcatctcatggacctCGACGTGGGATTATCTTGTTTGTCCGGTTTTTGTTCGGGGACCCTTTCTAGTCAGGAGGCTATAAGCAGTGGTGGGGAAGCCCTTCTCTCCATTCCacgtgagacccagtggacagtccaggccctgcccactgcattgagtctgtagcaacagaatcaccaggGATGCTGGTTGAAAACGCGTATGCTTGCAATCCACTCCCCTTCGCTACTGACTGTTTGAGGTGGCGGTCTGGAACCTATagctggaagctttcttgatgttcCCAAATGACACAAAAAGTCTGAGGACTACGGAAGATCTTCCCGTTTCTGGAAGAGTCACACACctacagaaggaaccacaagagtGGCCTGCAATGGTAAAGGTATCAGTATTGGACTAcaagttggaaggtctccacctttgctatgcaAGTAAAATGATCTTCCTTTGAAGTGCAAATGGATCATGCTAAAAGTTTGCATTGTTCTAGAGCATTTTAGAAGCCCTGAATGATGGGAATCGCacgtacgagttccttgaaagcaagaacctgtGTGTCTGGgtatgtcttcatgccttagattgtgccttgaatgtCGTGTGCACATCAacggaagaaagagaagagttgaaccgacaaagatacaaagagatcaaaagtgctgagccaagtgaaaagttgaggcttccaagaacttctctgtctttcacacactgaatacATATTGAGCACCGACTATGAGCGCgtaggcatgtaataagtttctgcaCATAGAATGCTGAGAGAAGAAGACACACAGTTGCTGCCTTCACTGAGACtgatctaatgataaataacaggcagatcctgTGAGAACCGATACAGGGGACTCCCCCGTCACCAAAAACTGGGTGTgggagaaggcttttcagagtcataattgagttgaggtccataggttgaaccaacgtaCACCAGGGTTGAGGTGCAGGAGGACTTTCAGGCAGGtcaaatagcatcttggaaggctctGTGACAAGGGAACCTTCGTACATTCCAGACAtggaaaatgccctatgggagggaacccaaagagtgcagagggcactccagtggaaagaaatgagagaagaaagtggcgcccaagcaatgaagggatttggcCGTATAtgaaatatgatgggaaaatacaagagcagttttaGCAGGGAGGTGGTAGAATTGGATCTGCGTTTTGAAAAGGTCAtcttgctcaacatcactaatgactggagcgactcaactccaaactacaacgaggtaccacttcacattagTCAGAACGGTCCTCATGGCAAAGTCTGTCAGTAACAAAGGCTGCAGAGcaggtgcagaaaagggaactctcctccactgtTGGTAGGACTGTGAGTCGGTAGAGCCGCTACGGAAAAgcgtatggaggttcctcaagaaacgAAAACTAGAAGTACCATATTATTCGGCAGTCCCACTCGCAGGCATATAGCCACCAAAAGTATATGACTCAACAAGATGCAGGCACCTTCTGTGCAGATGAATCTGTGTGTGCCCGCGCGGGGGCGCGCGCGAGCACGCGCGAACGCCTGCGAGgtcggggctggggctggggctggggctggggctggtggTGCTGCAGCCCCCCCGGGATGgcctgaggcacgccaagggagccccagacggagacccgAGGGACGGTCGTccggtttcctggaagccgaatgcggaggggctcgcgggccgcgcggaggcaaccccGGTCTGCAGCGGGAGGCGCGGCCCCGGCCAGCCCCCCGACCCAGCCCccttacccaccccccacccccacccccgggaggggctggggctgcgagGGCCCAGGAGTTGCGAaggggggcgggggctaaaggagaggggaggcaaaaagcctacagcacccggtattcccaggcggtctcccatccaagtactaaccaggcccgaccctgcttagcttccgagatcagacgagatcgggcgcgttcagggtggtatggccgtagacggaggcggctgccgccgggcgccctaagagccctgcgctgcgcctccctttcgctctgacctgccggtcgggcTGGCCAGCCGCACCTCTCCACGGGGGCGCGCGCTGTACTGGAGCCGCACCAGCCGCGACCGGACTCCGGCCTGCCGACgccgccacgcccccgaacaccgccaccCCCCagccagcaaccgcctggccgggccccgGGGGCCCCCAGCggccgggcgtgcgtgcgtgcgtgcgtgcgtgcgtgcgtgcgtgcggggcctgggggtggggtggggatggggtgaggggcgcggaggtctcggcgccctcccgccctgggcctctccaggcccggcccCGCTCGGCGGACCTCCCCCCATCCAGTTCGCTGCTCAGGGACACTCGGCCCCGCCCCGGAGGTTGTCTGGCTTCGGGGCCCGCCGCGGCCCGCTC belongs to Bubalus kerabau isolate K-KA32 ecotype Philippines breed swamp buffalo chromosome 2, PCC_UOA_SB_1v2, whole genome shotgun sequence and includes:
- the LOC129643285 gene encoding uncharacterized protein LOC129643285, with protein sequence MKVPRQTGRQREGATDRQTRSRARAHTHTHTHTHGHRDRGRVTERRQTGDRQGREDGIGSETDTLAQTVTHLRGRPRGSSSFPKGGGVSLGPGPAGRLKAVPWGWRSPVETPRLPRLQGPIRLGYLKRDPAPAPRPEDDSAATCCLVNIVNMWESSKSSKSLVVVLGKTSVLSCSVVPNFDATHGLRPVRLLCPRLCPGKNTGAGCHFLLQGILPTQGSNPSLLQVDAFPSEPGYC